A part of Paenarthrobacter sp. A20 genomic DNA contains:
- a CDS encoding FAD-binding protein, giving the protein MTDLTKPFDLIVVGAGAAGLAAANRAVDLGGRVLLLEKGGAPGGSAALSAGILWTAPNLDVLRSIQPDGDPVLGPLVVEGYDQAVQDVREAGVTVSDEWLDHLEWGRACKIDIKELISKWSAKIEATGGGLLTGVNDIELIIEDGAVAGASFEFGGERIAVLSGAVLLATGGFQGDPELKQKFIGNGADDIAVRSNPHSVGDGFRLGAAAGGAASRHLSGFYGHTLPSPLPVSPEVFLRLTLYFSAYGVMVNRLGRRFTDESLGDEVSNQAVVREPGRRGVLIWDDEVQQTRALAVPYPSGMALDRHAEASQLGARTAETATLEELVEVVAGWGVDRAGLVETLENYQRASNGESVSLDAPLPKRPSPLKKGPFRAVEFQPCITIPFGGLRVNGDSQVLDRDNRPVTGLFAAGADAGGAQDLRYVGGIVFGFVFGRRAADAAMRTVRASDKLVAVS; this is encoded by the coding sequence ATGACCGACCTTACAAAACCCTTCGACCTGATCGTGGTTGGTGCGGGCGCGGCTGGATTGGCGGCCGCCAACCGTGCGGTGGACCTCGGGGGACGGGTGCTGCTCCTGGAGAAGGGCGGGGCACCTGGTGGTTCTGCCGCACTGTCGGCGGGGATTCTTTGGACCGCCCCAAATCTTGACGTCCTTCGGAGCATCCAACCGGACGGGGATCCTGTTCTTGGACCGTTGGTGGTTGAAGGCTACGACCAAGCGGTGCAGGATGTCCGTGAAGCCGGTGTAACTGTCAGCGATGAATGGCTGGACCATCTGGAATGGGGCCGTGCCTGCAAGATCGACATCAAAGAGCTGATTTCCAAATGGTCGGCAAAAATTGAAGCCACCGGTGGCGGGCTCCTGACGGGCGTGAACGATATTGAACTCATCATTGAGGACGGTGCTGTGGCCGGTGCCTCGTTTGAGTTTGGTGGGGAACGTATCGCCGTCCTCAGTGGGGCAGTTCTCCTGGCCACAGGCGGATTCCAGGGCGATCCTGAGCTGAAACAGAAGTTCATTGGCAATGGCGCCGATGATATTGCTGTCCGAAGCAATCCCCACTCGGTGGGCGACGGATTCCGCTTGGGAGCTGCCGCCGGAGGTGCCGCCAGCCGTCACCTTTCAGGTTTCTATGGGCACACGTTGCCCAGCCCCTTGCCTGTATCTCCGGAAGTGTTCTTGCGGCTGACCTTGTACTTCTCCGCCTACGGCGTCATGGTAAACCGGCTGGGACGGCGGTTCACCGACGAGTCTCTGGGCGATGAGGTCTCCAACCAGGCAGTTGTCCGTGAACCGGGACGCCGTGGTGTTCTGATATGGGATGACGAAGTTCAGCAGACGCGGGCGCTTGCCGTACCGTATCCCAGCGGCATGGCCCTCGACCGGCATGCTGAGGCCTCCCAGTTGGGAGCGCGCACCGCCGAAACTGCCACTCTTGAGGAACTGGTGGAAGTGGTGGCCGGCTGGGGTGTTGACCGTGCGGGCCTAGTGGAGACCTTGGAGAACTACCAGCGTGCATCCAATGGCGAATCAGTCAGCCTGGACGCACCGCTTCCCAAGCGTCCAAGCCCGCTCAAGAAGGGCCCGTTCCGCGCCGTGGAATTCCAGCCCTGCATCACCATCCCGTTCGGCGGACTGAGGGTGAACGGTGACAGCCAGGTTCTGGACCGCGACAATCGTCCTGTCACCGGGCTGTTCGCCGCCGGAGCAGACGCGGGTGGGGCCCAGGACCTCCGTTATGTGGGAGGCATCGTGTTTGGTTTCGTCTTCGGCCGGCGCGCAGCAGATGCGGCCATGCGCACTGTCCGTGCCTCGGACAAACTGGTTGCAGTCTCATGA
- a CDS encoding zinc-binding dehydrogenase, protein MITSTVGCRVAWEGPGQLDFEDSAWPAPGPDQVVIRVESVGVCGTDLSIWRGDHDGLRKGSVLGHEFGGTIVDVGANVEFRSVGQKTAVDPNLTCGKCQDCRAGSRGLCSERKLMGRDVDGGLQSFVAVDAAQTILVPGEPDSRALALVEPIAVGVHACARAEVRFGSHLGIIGGGAIGMACALQARSLGAASITVVEPDPQRREAIEAFGVSALAPGDVPGQRWNVAIDTVGSAATISAVMDLMVPGSTICVAGLATGGTLPAAGDLVRRELTITGTFCYTTANLHTAAALVALHGLNALPHDLIQGLRNAPQAIEDFAQGRLGRGKTLIIP, encoded by the coding sequence ATGATCACCTCGACAGTGGGCTGCAGGGTAGCGTGGGAAGGACCCGGACAACTCGACTTCGAAGACAGCGCGTGGCCGGCGCCGGGTCCGGATCAGGTGGTGATTCGTGTCGAAAGTGTTGGAGTCTGCGGCACTGACCTCAGCATCTGGCGGGGCGACCATGACGGTCTCCGGAAAGGCTCTGTTCTGGGGCACGAATTCGGCGGCACGATTGTGGACGTCGGGGCCAACGTGGAGTTCAGGTCCGTTGGACAAAAGACAGCTGTAGACCCCAACCTGACGTGCGGAAAGTGCCAGGACTGCCGTGCGGGCTCCCGTGGCCTTTGCAGCGAGCGCAAACTTATGGGACGGGACGTCGACGGCGGGCTGCAGAGCTTTGTGGCGGTGGATGCCGCTCAAACAATCCTTGTTCCCGGGGAACCGGATTCCCGTGCGCTGGCGCTTGTCGAACCGATCGCTGTGGGAGTCCACGCATGTGCACGGGCCGAAGTAAGGTTTGGCAGTCACCTTGGCATCATCGGTGGAGGCGCGATCGGAATGGCCTGCGCCCTTCAGGCCCGCAGCCTGGGCGCCGCGAGCATCACGGTGGTGGAGCCTGACCCCCAGCGCAGGGAAGCCATCGAGGCCTTCGGCGTGAGCGCCTTGGCTCCCGGTGACGTTCCCGGACAGCGCTGGAACGTTGCGATCGACACTGTCGGCAGTGCCGCCACCATCAGTGCCGTGATGGACCTGATGGTGCCGGGCTCCACGATTTGCGTGGCAGGCCTTGCCACCGGCGGAACGCTGCCTGCCGCCGGTGACCTGGTACGCCGCGAGCTCACCATCACCGGAACGTTCTGCTACACCACTGCCAATCTCCACACAGCTGCAGCGCTCGTGGCACTTCACGGGCTCAACGCCCTTCCGCATGACCTCATTCAAGGTCTCCGCAATGCCCCCCAGGCAATCGAAGACTTCGCCCAAGGCCGTCTTGGCCGCGGCAAAACCCTCATCATCCCCTAG
- a CDS encoding MFS transporter has product MKTSLQDTAVLPPHAKNSPRRAAVASMAGGTLEYYDNYIYALAAALVFGKIFFPEAGGVATLAALATFAVSYVARPLGAVLLGHFGDRIGRKKVLVFILILMGTSTFLVGCLPGYAQIGVWAPTLLITLRILQGISVGGETAAATVLTIEVSPEGRRGFFTSWAPNGIVAGFVLATLVFVPISALPEAQLLSWGWRIPFFLSAFVTIAGFVIRAKLTEPEAFVEAQAEHALVKVPVVEVFRSHWGAIIRVTFCSLAFAIDTVIKVFALSFATSVYDIPRSTMLWVLIVSHICALVTQPLLAALSDRVGRKPVFIAGNLGCAVMIFAYFAAIQSGNVPLLFLTGFLSVSFAYAAINATYPSFFAEMFNLKVRQTGMALGLQIGLIAAGFAPTIYTALTAGNPTDWLPVAVISAVISLLAVAGALTAKETSKIPLDQLGSPISNQSQPTPIRSGEQS; this is encoded by the coding sequence GTGAAAACCTCCCTGCAAGACACCGCGGTGCTTCCACCGCATGCCAAGAACAGCCCTCGGCGGGCAGCTGTCGCCAGCATGGCCGGCGGAACGCTGGAGTACTACGACAACTACATCTACGCTCTGGCAGCAGCCCTCGTTTTCGGGAAGATCTTCTTCCCGGAGGCAGGAGGCGTGGCGACGTTGGCTGCGCTGGCCACCTTCGCGGTCTCTTACGTTGCCCGCCCCCTGGGTGCAGTGCTCTTGGGACACTTTGGCGACCGGATCGGCCGGAAGAAGGTGCTGGTCTTCATCCTGATCCTCATGGGAACGTCCACCTTCCTGGTCGGCTGCCTGCCCGGCTACGCGCAGATTGGCGTGTGGGCGCCCACCCTGCTGATCACGTTGCGGATTCTCCAGGGAATTTCCGTGGGCGGCGAGACCGCTGCCGCCACAGTATTGACCATTGAAGTTTCTCCTGAAGGCCGCCGCGGCTTCTTCACGAGTTGGGCTCCTAACGGCATCGTGGCCGGTTTCGTTCTGGCAACACTTGTCTTCGTACCCATTTCGGCTCTGCCTGAAGCCCAACTCCTCAGCTGGGGCTGGCGGATCCCGTTCTTCCTGAGTGCCTTCGTCACCATTGCCGGATTCGTGATCCGGGCAAAACTCACCGAACCAGAGGCATTCGTGGAAGCCCAGGCTGAGCACGCGCTGGTCAAAGTGCCGGTTGTGGAGGTGTTCCGGTCCCACTGGGGTGCCATTATCCGCGTGACGTTCTGCTCACTCGCCTTCGCCATCGACACCGTGATCAAAGTCTTCGCCCTCTCCTTCGCCACCAGCGTGTACGACATCCCGCGGAGCACCATGTTGTGGGTCCTCATCGTCAGCCACATCTGCGCACTGGTGACGCAGCCCTTGCTCGCTGCCCTTTCCGATCGAGTAGGCCGCAAGCCGGTCTTCATCGCCGGAAATCTGGGCTGTGCCGTGATGATCTTCGCCTACTTCGCCGCGATTCAGTCGGGCAACGTCCCCCTGCTGTTCCTCACGGGGTTCCTCTCGGTCTCCTTCGCTTACGCGGCCATCAATGCCACGTATCCGTCATTCTTCGCGGAGATGTTCAACCTGAAGGTCCGCCAGACGGGAATGGCCCTGGGCCTGCAGATCGGATTGATCGCTGCGGGCTTCGCCCCCACGATCTACACCGCGCTGACGGCCGGAAACCCGACTGACTGGCTGCCAGTGGCAGTGATCTCCGCCGTCATCTCCCTTCTCGCTGTAGCCGGCGCCCTCACGGCAAAAGAAACGTCCAAAATCCCGTTGGATCAACTCGGATCTCCCATCTCAAACCAGTCCCAGCCCACCCCCATCCGTTCAGGAGAACAGTCATGA
- a CDS encoding Gfo/Idh/MocA family protein, producing MNQPFRVGIVGCGNIADNHFQSYSAISNVHVVGVCDVDLGRAQDFAAERGIAGAVQSVRELIELGIEALSVCTPHPTHEAVVTEAAAAGVHILCEKPVATDVASAQRMVAAAERHDVTFGVVFQRRFWPGALALRAAIDDGRLGQPMLGHCQVLLHRGTDYYNAAAWRGTWAADGGGVLMTQAIHYIDLLQWFMGDPVEVSAKAGTFVHGESIEVEDTAAALITFASGAIATLSATVAASPNLGSRIVVTGSRGATVNVSEYPEGSDAINDLWAVRGEERAIDVFQDGLTGDIPVAEVNAKLLPLHKLQVADFVDAVRSGRAPCVSGREAMKSLQIVAAVYESARTGLPVRIGKGSTEAQAFPHLNQVVASR from the coding sequence ATGAACCAACCTTTCCGCGTAGGAATTGTGGGCTGCGGCAACATCGCCGACAACCACTTCCAGTCCTACTCCGCAATCTCCAACGTCCACGTCGTGGGCGTCTGCGATGTGGATCTTGGCCGCGCCCAGGATTTCGCTGCAGAACGTGGCATTGCCGGAGCGGTCCAGTCCGTTCGTGAACTCATTGAGTTGGGGATCGAAGCACTCAGCGTCTGCACGCCGCACCCCACCCACGAGGCAGTAGTGACTGAAGCAGCAGCCGCAGGCGTTCACATTCTGTGTGAAAAGCCGGTGGCGACGGACGTAGCGTCAGCCCAACGAATGGTGGCTGCCGCTGAGCGCCACGACGTTACTTTCGGCGTCGTATTCCAGCGTAGGTTCTGGCCTGGGGCCCTGGCTTTGCGCGCTGCCATCGACGACGGCCGGCTCGGGCAGCCGATGCTCGGCCACTGCCAAGTACTCCTGCATCGCGGGACCGATTACTACAACGCTGCCGCGTGGCGCGGTACATGGGCGGCCGACGGCGGTGGAGTGCTGATGACCCAGGCCATCCACTACATAGACCTGTTGCAATGGTTCATGGGAGATCCAGTGGAGGTCAGCGCTAAGGCCGGCACGTTCGTCCATGGGGAGTCCATCGAAGTAGAAGACACGGCGGCGGCACTTATTACCTTCGCCTCCGGTGCGATAGCGACCCTTAGCGCCACAGTGGCGGCATCGCCCAATCTGGGAAGCCGGATCGTGGTGACAGGAAGCCGCGGTGCCACCGTCAACGTCTCTGAATACCCGGAAGGCTCCGACGCCATCAACGACTTGTGGGCTGTCCGGGGTGAAGAACGAGCCATCGACGTGTTCCAGGACGGACTTACGGGGGACATTCCCGTGGCAGAAGTGAATGCCAAGCTCCTCCCTTTGCACAAACTCCAGGTGGCTGACTTCGTCGATGCCGTGAGGAGTGGCCGCGCACCCTGCGTGAGCGGGCGGGAAGCGATGAAATCACTGCAGATCGTCGCAGCGGTCTACGAGTCTGCCCGGACGGGACTGCCGGTTCGGATCGGCAAGGGATCCACGGAAGCGCAGGCCTTCCCCCATTTGAACCAAGTGGTGGCTTCACGATGA
- a CDS encoding sugar phosphate isomerase/epimerase, with the protein MRTNVELSLNQATTRPYPLIETAEAAMRAGIRHIGLWIEPVEELGLARTRRLLSDTGLSVSSVCRVGFLADKEGAELRAAMDGVKRALELSSEVGSPMLTLIAGGLPLHDPCIRSAENRLRGLLEELEPHARAAGVRLALEPLHPLFVQSRSVVTTISQALRVVEDFPVESVGILIDAYATFWDPNFDDDVLAAGNRIAGYQVSDFTLPLPVPENMNGRLFPGDGSLDLGALTSSVRRSGYTGPIEVEIFNEDIWRLPLQTIVDRTVDSFSRHVAEPVNARERQTV; encoded by the coding sequence ATGAGGACCAATGTAGAGCTCAGCCTGAACCAAGCCACGACGCGCCCATACCCCCTGATTGAAACAGCAGAGGCTGCCATGCGAGCGGGCATCCGACACATCGGCCTCTGGATTGAGCCGGTGGAAGAGCTCGGCCTGGCCCGGACCCGCCGGTTGCTCAGCGACACCGGCCTTTCCGTCAGTTCGGTCTGCCGTGTGGGTTTCCTCGCCGACAAAGAGGGAGCCGAATTACGGGCGGCCATGGATGGCGTCAAACGGGCACTTGAGCTCTCATCCGAGGTGGGCAGTCCAATGCTGACGCTCATTGCTGGAGGGTTGCCGCTGCACGATCCGTGTATCCGCAGCGCCGAAAACCGGCTTCGCGGCCTGCTGGAGGAACTTGAGCCACACGCACGTGCAGCGGGAGTGCGCTTGGCACTGGAACCCCTGCATCCGTTGTTCGTTCAGAGCAGGAGCGTCGTCACGACGATTTCCCAGGCGCTCCGTGTAGTCGAGGATTTTCCGGTTGAAAGTGTGGGAATCCTCATCGACGCCTACGCAACGTTCTGGGATCCGAATTTCGACGACGACGTCCTCGCCGCAGGCAATAGGATCGCCGGTTACCAGGTCAGCGATTTCACGCTTCCCTTGCCCGTTCCGGAAAACATGAACGGAAGGCTGTTTCCTGGAGACGGATCCCTCGACCTTGGTGCCCTCACCTCATCCGTCCGCCGTTCAGGCTATACGGGACCCATCGAGGTGGAAATCTTCAACGAAGACATCTGGCGGTTGCCGCTGCAAACCATAGTGGATCGCACCGTGGACAGCTTTAGCCGCCACGTCGCAGAACCCGTCAACGCTAGGGAACGCCAAACAGTATGA
- a CDS encoding SDR family NAD(P)-dependent oxidoreductase, with translation MKTLNLTGTGLRCLIVGAASGIGEATARRLGSNGHRVIGADLPSSRWPVSGSTYSQLDMDITDNQSVQAVVAEVVARLGGLDVVVNTAGILGKIQPSSEESVEEFDLLLRVNLTGAFALSKAVLPVMAENGFGRLIHFSSTAGKEGVPGMTGYSASKAGITGLVKALAKEYAAAGITINAIAPGKIDTPLLNGEAPTAEDLQKIPMRRLGTAEEAAALVEFIASREASYTTGFVFDLSGGRAVY, from the coding sequence ATGAAAACCCTGAACTTGACGGGTACAGGACTTCGATGCCTCATAGTGGGAGCGGCTTCCGGCATAGGGGAGGCAACTGCGCGGAGGCTTGGCAGCAACGGTCACCGAGTCATCGGCGCGGACCTTCCATCGTCGCGGTGGCCTGTTTCGGGTAGTACCTATAGCCAACTGGACATGGATATTACGGACAATCAGTCGGTACAGGCCGTGGTTGCGGAAGTGGTGGCCCGCTTGGGTGGCCTGGATGTGGTTGTTAACACGGCAGGCATCCTTGGCAAGATTCAGCCGTCCTCTGAAGAGTCCGTCGAAGAGTTCGATCTGCTTTTGCGGGTCAACCTCACCGGGGCGTTCGCGCTCTCCAAAGCCGTGCTTCCGGTTATGGCGGAGAACGGCTTCGGGCGGCTCATCCACTTCTCCTCCACAGCAGGCAAGGAAGGCGTTCCGGGGATGACAGGTTATTCAGCGAGCAAAGCCGGCATCACTGGCTTGGTGAAAGCGCTGGCCAAGGAGTACGCCGCCGCGGGCATAACGATCAACGCCATCGCACCTGGCAAGATCGATACGCCGTTGCTCAACGGAGAGGCGCCGACAGCCGAAGACCTGCAGAAAATACCCATGCGTCGCCTGGGGACAGCTGAGGAGGCAGCAGCCCTGGTGGAGTTCATCGCTTCACGTGAGGCCTCGTACACCACGGGCTTTGTGTTCGATCTCTCCGGCGGCCGCGCCGTTTACTAG
- a CDS encoding GNAT family N-acetyltransferase, with protein sequence MTETIRTATTHDAGKLAELAAITFPLACPPGSSPADIQAHIEKTLSEAKFKDYLADANITILVLDDDGQLNGYTLLVAKPASDPDVASVLSSLPSTELSKCYVHPEYHGKGAASRLIQASLAHSADKGAAGVWLGVNSENAKAIRFYEKSGFQRIGTKSFTLGNTVEHDFVMEYEL encoded by the coding sequence GTGACTGAAACCATCCGCACCGCAACAACGCACGACGCCGGGAAGCTGGCTGAGCTTGCCGCCATCACCTTCCCGCTAGCCTGCCCGCCGGGCTCCTCGCCGGCCGATATCCAGGCCCACATCGAAAAGACGCTCAGTGAGGCCAAGTTCAAGGACTACCTCGCCGACGCGAACATCACCATCCTGGTGCTCGACGACGACGGGCAGCTGAACGGGTACACGCTCTTGGTTGCCAAGCCGGCCAGCGACCCGGATGTCGCCTCTGTGCTGTCCTCGCTCCCTTCCACCGAATTGAGCAAGTGCTACGTGCACCCGGAATACCATGGCAAGGGCGCCGCGTCACGTCTCATCCAGGCGTCGTTGGCCCATTCCGCAGACAAGGGCGCTGCCGGGGTGTGGCTCGGGGTGAACAGCGAGAACGCGAAGGCAATCCGTTTCTATGAGAAGAGCGGCTTCCAACGGATCGGCACCAAGTCCTTCACCCTGGGAAACACCGTGGAGCACGACTTCGTGATGGAATACGAGCTCTGA
- a CDS encoding NosD domain-containing protein, with product MSSKNYYDVTNWPIGNPSEDVGEVINSIIADIKERQNASDVNDGGKPGAVIYLPPGDYRLRTQVLIDISFLRIQGSGHGFTSSSIRFNVPEDEWPDLHELWPGGSRVLVDLLPAGGGTDPSKADPAKGAAFRVERAGSPRISSVEFANFCIDGLHFAPDGSELPAENSYVNGKTGIQVSSANDSFRVNEMGFIYLEHALTIHNADALSIHNNFIAECGSCIELRGWGQASKITDNLIGAGFKGHSIYAENHGGLLVTANNIFPRGASSVHFNGVTRSSVTNNRLHSFYAGMVVLDGNSSENLVATNHFLRDHEPWTPFLGIDNGLDDLHGVLSVSGNNNSVIGNHFSQIIDSGSIRPEGATPVIIRLREGTGNFVSNNHVVAMNVHATTSDDCFEGQVDALLTTDAADALSVTAVLVDPESTRNTILDSGSERQVLADRTTNAFRATPTVD from the coding sequence ATGTCCAGCAAGAACTACTACGACGTGACCAACTGGCCCATCGGCAATCCGTCCGAGGACGTCGGCGAGGTCATCAACAGCATCATCGCTGACATCAAGGAACGGCAGAACGCCTCAGACGTCAACGACGGCGGAAAGCCGGGAGCGGTGATCTACCTGCCGCCGGGTGACTACCGCCTGCGCACCCAGGTTTTGATAGACATCAGCTTCCTGAGGATCCAGGGCTCGGGCCACGGGTTCACCTCCTCAAGCATCCGATTCAACGTCCCCGAAGACGAATGGCCCGATCTGCACGAACTGTGGCCGGGAGGGAGCCGCGTCCTGGTGGACCTGCTCCCGGCTGGCGGGGGCACTGACCCGTCCAAGGCTGACCCGGCCAAGGGAGCTGCCTTCCGGGTTGAACGTGCGGGCAGTCCCCGGATCAGTTCGGTGGAGTTCGCCAACTTCTGCATCGATGGGCTCCACTTCGCTCCGGACGGCTCGGAGCTACCCGCGGAAAACAGCTATGTGAATGGGAAGACCGGCATCCAAGTCTCAAGTGCCAACGATTCCTTCCGCGTCAACGAGATGGGTTTTATCTACCTTGAACACGCCCTGACCATCCACAACGCGGACGCCCTGTCCATCCATAACAACTTCATCGCGGAATGCGGAAGCTGCATCGAGCTGCGTGGCTGGGGACAGGCGTCCAAGATCACCGACAACCTGATCGGAGCCGGTTTCAAGGGTCATTCCATCTACGCGGAAAACCACGGCGGGCTCCTTGTCACTGCCAACAACATCTTTCCCCGAGGAGCGAGCAGCGTCCACTTCAACGGCGTAACCCGTTCGAGCGTCACCAACAACCGCCTGCACTCCTTCTACGCGGGCATGGTCGTCCTCGACGGGAACAGCTCGGAAAACCTCGTGGCCACCAACCACTTCCTCCGTGACCACGAGCCCTGGACACCCTTCCTGGGGATCGACAACGGGCTGGATGACCTCCACGGAGTCCTGAGTGTCAGCGGCAACAACAACTCCGTGATCGGCAACCACTTTTCCCAGATCATCGATTCGGGGAGTATCCGTCCCGAAGGCGCGACGCCGGTCATCATCCGGTTGCGCGAAGGTACAGGGAACTTCGTGTCCAACAACCACGTCGTTGCAATGAACGTGCATGCCACCACCAGCGACGATTGCTTCGAAGGTCAGGTGGACGCCCTGCTGACAACAGACGCTGCTGATGCCCTTTCCGTGACGGCTGTCCTGGTTGACCCCGAATCAACACGCAACACCATCCTCGATTCGGGCAGTGAACGGCAAGTACTCGCGGACAGGACTACCAACGCCTTCAGGGCCACCCCCACGGTGGACTAG
- a CDS encoding carbohydrate kinase — translation MNNVQATRQGSGADVVVVGEALIDIVVSSRGTVEHPGGSPANVAYGLGRLNVSTALLTSIGDDHHGAAIERHLASAGVELLTAAGRPGRTATATATLASDGSAHYDFDIQWELPAIAPVSVPKILHTGSIATFLEPGASAVRQLLEQVHQRCVVTYDPNVRPALLGSQTEAKTIFEDLIPLIEVVKLSDEDARWLYPGWSLEDTSQRILDLGAGLVVVTKGSEGSMLSTPGARLLVPSLKSTVVDTIGAGDSYMSALIYGLLLTGAVGLRQEALESLGRRATKAAAITVRRAGANPPTSDELLADVVEHQPAL, via the coding sequence ATGAACAACGTTCAAGCAACCCGACAGGGCTCGGGCGCCGACGTCGTAGTTGTCGGTGAAGCTCTGATCGACATCGTCGTTTCGTCACGGGGCACCGTTGAGCACCCGGGAGGATCCCCCGCCAACGTTGCCTACGGGCTCGGGCGGCTCAACGTATCAACCGCCCTGTTGACGTCCATCGGAGATGACCACCACGGTGCTGCCATCGAGCGGCACTTGGCGAGCGCCGGCGTCGAACTCCTGACCGCTGCCGGGAGGCCCGGCCGGACTGCTACGGCCACCGCCACCCTGGCGTCGGACGGTTCAGCCCACTACGACTTCGACATCCAATGGGAGCTTCCCGCCATTGCCCCCGTGAGCGTGCCAAAAATCCTGCACACGGGATCAATCGCCACCTTCCTGGAGCCTGGAGCATCCGCGGTACGACAACTCCTGGAGCAGGTGCATCAGCGATGCGTAGTCACCTACGATCCCAACGTCCGCCCTGCCCTGCTGGGCAGCCAGACCGAGGCAAAGACCATTTTCGAGGACCTCATCCCCCTGATCGAGGTGGTCAAACTCAGCGACGAGGACGCACGGTGGCTCTACCCGGGCTGGTCGCTTGAGGACACTTCACAGCGCATATTGGACCTTGGGGCCGGGCTTGTTGTGGTCACCAAGGGCTCCGAAGGATCCATGCTTTCAACCCCCGGCGCCCGGCTGTTGGTTCCCTCCTTGAAGTCCACCGTGGTGGACACCATTGGCGCCGGTGACTCGTACATGTCCGCCCTGATCTACGGGCTTCTCCTGACCGGGGCGGTCGGCTTACGGCAAGAGGCTCTGGAATCGTTGGGACGAAGGGCCACCAAGGCCGCGGCCATCACAGTGCGGCGCGCGGGCGCCAACCCACCGACGTCGGACGAACTGCTGGCTGACGTGGTTGAACACCAACCTGCCCTCTGA